The proteins below are encoded in one region of Chitinophagales bacterium:
- a CDS encoding aryl-sulfate sulfotransferase: MAVLFLLTVTYTRAQIQFIAPLSGSKYHNPERNIIIRPGALINLSSVQPYLFQIKGSLSGEHEFKLNVALDSKTIVLNPLVPFSYGEEVTVTLQQGVKQADGKTIEPYSFSFFIHRQYTPEEQQRMVELRNKSLEEEFIDPKQQDITSNRTANPYYSILKNTTPASGNVFFSNFSFLGYDTQRLWIIKNSGDSVYSLKSNSKGFDWKLNFNHYLTSYASVGYDEFDSNYVKIKTFNPANGYSADVHEFLIYPDGHHYMLTVDNEIVDMTVYDPSYQPEALVIGNAIQEFDANDNLIFEWRTIDHIDVPEALHENLANGSIDATHANSMDEDTDGNLIVSFRHLDQVDKINVNNGSFIWRLGGVKNQFTFTNDPAQFNYQHHCLRIANGNITLFDNNVWGTPDLCYAKEYQLDEVKKKATLVWSYNRPAVNGVSMTSFAMGSVQRQSNGNTLIGWGKIPLDSGLPSMTEVDANNNIVWEMEYDPTYYDITYRALRYNWNPCARPSTQLLNTSNIATTSAKLNWNDATGAVKYYVEYRKKGNTNWTSVKISSTKHSYTVTGLSAGKNYEWHVQTWCDKNGNKKSNFTPIITFKTDAQKVIDETGFNDISIYPNPAHDFMHLRWTANNENTTSAIITDVAGRILKSWNLKCSYGENDQTISLTDISPGIYFIKVLTPDQQQLQKIVIE; this comes from the coding sequence ATGGCTGTTCTTTTTTTATTGACTGTTACCTATACAAGGGCTCAAATACAGTTTATAGCTCCATTGTCCGGATCTAAATATCACAATCCTGAACGAAATATCATTATCCGGCCCGGAGCCTTAATTAACCTGTCATCTGTGCAACCTTACTTATTTCAGATTAAAGGTTCATTAAGTGGGGAACATGAATTTAAACTCAATGTAGCCCTTGATAGCAAAACTATAGTTTTAAATCCATTGGTACCGTTTTCATACGGTGAAGAGGTAACCGTAACTCTTCAACAGGGTGTTAAACAGGCGGATGGAAAAACTATAGAACCTTATTCTTTTTCTTTCTTTATTCACCGCCAGTATACACCGGAAGAACAGCAGAGAATGGTAGAATTGAGAAACAAGTCTCTAGAGGAAGAATTTATTGACCCCAAACAACAGGATATAACTTCAAACCGGACTGCAAATCCTTACTATTCAATTTTGAAAAACACGACCCCTGCATCAGGAAATGTATTCTTCAGTAATTTCAGTTTTTTGGGTTATGACACCCAGCGGCTTTGGATCATAAAAAACAGTGGTGACTCCGTATATTCATTAAAATCCAATTCAAAGGGATTTGACTGGAAGCTTAATTTTAATCACTATCTCACTTCTTATGCCTCTGTGGGGTACGATGAGTTCGATTCAAACTATGTAAAGATTAAGACCTTTAATCCTGCCAATGGTTATTCAGCAGATGTACATGAATTTTTGATCTATCCGGATGGCCACCATTATATGCTCACGGTGGATAATGAAATTGTAGATATGACCGTCTATGATCCTTCATACCAGCCGGAGGCCCTGGTGATAGGAAATGCCATTCAGGAATTTGACGCTAACGATAATTTGATTTTTGAATGGCGCACAATAGATCACATTGACGTTCCGGAAGCGCTTCATGAAAACCTTGCCAATGGATCTATTGATGCTACGCATGCAAATTCTATGGATGAAGATACCGACGGCAATCTTATTGTATCGTTCCGGCATCTCGATCAGGTTGATAAAATTAATGTAAACAATGGCAGCTTTATTTGGCGTTTAGGCGGGGTTAAAAATCAATTTACGTTTACGAATGATCCTGCACAATTTAATTATCAGCACCATTGCCTCAGGATAGCAAACGGAAATATTACCTTATTCGATAATAACGTTTGGGGCACCCCTGATTTATGCTATGCTAAGGAATATCAGTTGGATGAAGTAAAAAAGAAGGCAACCTTAGTATGGAGCTATAATCGCCCGGCAGTAAACGGCGTTTCCATGACGAGTTTTGCTATGGGAAGCGTTCAGCGGCAGAGTAATGGTAATACTTTAATTGGCTGGGGAAAAATTCCATTAGACAGCGGATTGCCCAGCATGACCGAGGTAGATGCTAATAATAATATTGTTTGGGAAATGGAGTACGATCCCACCTATTATGATATTACTTACCGTGCTCTTAGGTATAACTGGAACCCATGTGCCCGGCCATCTACTCAATTGCTGAATACCTCCAATATAGCTACCACTTCAGCCAAATTAAATTGGAATGATGCTACAGGAGCTGTAAAGTATTATGTAGAGTATAGAAAGAAAGGAAATACTAATTGGACGAGCGTCAAGATTAGTTCCACCAAACACTCCTATACCGTAACAGGTTTAAGCGCAGGTAAAAATTATGAATGGCATGTTCAAACATGGTGCGATAAAAATGGTAATAAGAAATCAAATTTTACCCCCATCATTACCTTTAAAACCGATGCTCAAAAGGTAATTGATGAGACTGGTTTTAATGACATAAGCATTTATCCAAATCCGGCACATGATTTCATGCACTTAAGATGGACGGCTAATAATGAGAATACGACCTCTGCGATAATTACCGATGTGGCCGGCAGGATATTAAAATCTTGGAATTTAAAATGTTCTTATGGTGAAAATGATCAGACGATATCTTTAACAGACATTTCACCAGGCATTTATTTTATCAAGGTGCTTACCCCAGATCAGCAACAATTGCAAAAAATAGTGATAGAATAA
- a CDS encoding T9SS type A sorting domain-containing protein, which produces MQFYFTKSASGYIAAFETDQAETIDLLMYDVRGRIVFQKKIHLASGDSSFDLTAPGKGIYLVTIKGNFTSHSEKLLF; this is translated from the coding sequence TTGCAATTTTATTTTACAAAATCGGCTTCAGGATACATTGCTGCTTTTGAAACAGATCAGGCCGAAACTATCGACTTGCTAATGTATGATGTGCGGGGAAGAATAGTTTTTCAGAAGAAAATACACCTTGCCAGCGGTGATAGTTCGTTCGACCTGACTGCACCTGGAAAAGGAATCTATCTCGTGACTATAAAAGGAAACTTCACCTCTCACTCTGAAAAACTTTTATTCTAA
- the msrA gene encoding peptide-methionine (S)-S-oxide reductase MsrA translates to MNYLSNLFLVLFLTAGFSSCAQKNKVISQPSSIADAQRDLSGYKQATFAAGCFWCEEAVFESVKGVQEAVSGYAGGETKNPTYEEVETGSTGHAETVNVYYDSSVVDYPTLLKVYFAAEDPTQVNGQGPDHGTQYRSIIFYRSLKEKQLAENYISELNKSGKYASPIAAQIIPFSIFWKAEDYHQNYIAHNPANPYVQHESIPRIKRFQSQLPGLVKEGHSLIGNGK, encoded by the coding sequence ATGAATTATTTATCAAACCTGTTTTTGGTTCTGTTTTTAACGGCCGGTTTTTCATCATGTGCTCAGAAAAACAAGGTAATTTCTCAACCATCTTCCATCGCTGATGCACAACGTGATCTTTCGGGTTACAAGCAGGCTACTTTTGCTGCAGGATGTTTTTGGTGCGAAGAAGCGGTTTTTGAAAGTGTAAAGGGTGTTCAGGAAGCAGTGTCGGGCTATGCAGGCGGGGAAACAAAAAACCCGACCTATGAAGAAGTGGAAACCGGCTCAACAGGTCATGCTGAGACAGTAAACGTATATTATGATTCATCGGTAGTTGATTATCCAACGCTGCTTAAAGTATATTTTGCTGCTGAGGATCCTACGCAGGTTAATGGGCAGGGCCCGGACCATGGAACCCAATACCGATCCATTATTTTTTACAGGAGTTTAAAAGAAAAGCAATTGGCGGAAAATTATATTTCAGAGCTTAATAAATCAGGAAAATATGCTTCTCCAATTGCTGCCCAGATAATACCGTTTAGTATTTTTTGGAAAGCTGAAGATTACCATCAGAATTATATAGCTCACAATCCAGCTAATCCTTATGTGCAGCATGAATCAATTCCCCGCATAAAAAGATTTCAGTCTCAATTACCTGGTTTGGTAAAAGAGGGTCATTCCCTAATTGGTAATGGTAAATAA
- a CDS encoding DUF1579 domain-containing protein → MKTKTQLLLILLLLSMSRSTFAQNQPSQPDMQAMMANMMPGQVQAMMAKSVGDWKADITMWMDPSQPASKTTAKVRNDMMMDGRYLSTKYTGTMMGKPFEGMGLMAYNNATKMFYSSWVDNMSTGMSQLSGTWKDENKSIELRGVTNDPMSGKDMMMRQVLTFQNDNTQLMEMYMTMNGQEMKTMEIKMTR, encoded by the coding sequence ATGAAAACAAAAACCCAACTACTGTTAATCTTATTGTTATTAAGTATGTCAAGAAGCACATTCGCGCAGAATCAACCTTCACAACCGGATATGCAGGCAATGATGGCTAATATGATGCCTGGCCAAGTACAAGCCATGATGGCTAAATCAGTCGGTGATTGGAAGGCCGATATTACCATGTGGATGGATCCATCCCAGCCTGCTTCAAAAACAACTGCAAAGGTAAGGAACGATATGATGATGGATGGGAGGTACCTTTCCACCAAATATACAGGCACTATGATGGGGAAACCGTTTGAAGGAATGGGACTTATGGCCTATAATAATGCCACTAAAATGTTCTATAGCAGTTGGGTAGATAATATGAGTACGGGAATGTCTCAGTTATCAGGTACCTGGAAAGATGAAAATAAATCCATTGAATTGAGAGGTGTCACAAATGATCCTATGTCGGGAAAAGACATGATGATGCGCCAGGTGCTCACTTTTCAAAATGATAATACACAACTTATGGAAATGTACATGACCATGAATGGCCAGGAAATGAAAACAATGGAAATAAAGATGACCCGATAG
- a CDS encoding peptidylprolyl isomerase — protein sequence MRIIIIIFLFLITTIVSAQKVIDKVVGIVDDRIILLSDVEAQYQQYAYQSTLPVPADFKCEILNQFLIEKLLIAQAVIDSVTVSDDEVENELDHRVRSFSGMAGSVEKLEEYYGKSILEIKDEFRIQIREQLIANKEKGNIITNIKVTPSDVQQFFNSIPTDSLPYYNAEEELGALIIYPKVSIEMKEYSYKRAEDLLTRIKNGEDFSALASAYSEDPGSADKGGELGFVNRGELDPAFEAAAFSLKNPNDISNIIESAFGFHIMQLIERRGDRINVRHILIKPKTTSYDLTNAGKLADSAYYLIQSGKSSFAEAVSKFSEDEGSKNNGGMIINPASQTSAFNISDLGTYDQSLVTATDTLQVGAVSKPTIFHDKQGKTGFRLIYLKSKSRPHQANLRDDYDKISGLTLAKKQDEAVNSWLKDRISKSYILIEPEFQTCKVLDKWTYNTQQ from the coding sequence ATGCGCATTATAATTATTATATTTTTATTTCTTATCACCACCATTGTATCAGCCCAAAAAGTGATTGATAAAGTGGTGGGCATTGTAGATGATCGCATCATACTTCTTTCAGATGTGGAAGCCCAATACCAGCAATATGCTTATCAAAGTACTTTACCAGTGCCGGCCGATTTCAAATGTGAAATCTTAAACCAATTCCTTATAGAAAAGCTTCTTATAGCTCAGGCAGTAATTGATAGTGTAACTGTGAGTGATGATGAAGTAGAAAATGAGCTGGATCACCGGGTACGTTCTTTTTCAGGCATGGCTGGAAGCGTGGAAAAATTAGAAGAGTATTATGGTAAATCCATTCTGGAAATTAAGGATGAATTCAGAATCCAGATCAGGGAACAACTCATTGCGAATAAAGAAAAGGGAAACATAATTACTAACATAAAAGTTACTCCTTCAGATGTCCAGCAGTTCTTCAATAGCATTCCTACAGATAGCTTACCCTACTATAATGCGGAGGAAGAACTTGGCGCGTTAATTATCTACCCTAAGGTGAGTATTGAGATGAAAGAATATTCTTACAAAAGAGCGGAAGATCTATTAACACGGATTAAGAACGGAGAAGACTTCTCAGCATTGGCCAGTGCTTATTCAGAAGATCCAGGCTCAGCGGATAAAGGTGGAGAATTAGGATTTGTAAACCGGGGTGAGCTGGATCCGGCTTTTGAAGCTGCTGCCTTTTCTCTTAAAAACCCTAATGATATTTCTAATATTATAGAATCAGCTTTTGGGTTTCATATTATGCAATTGATCGAGCGGCGGGGTGATCGTATTAATGTCCGGCACATTCTTATTAAGCCGAAAACTACCTCTTATGATCTCACGAATGCAGGTAAGCTGGCAGATAGCGCTTATTATCTGATTCAATCGGGAAAATCATCATTTGCTGAAGCCGTTAGCAAGTTCAGTGAGGACGAAGGATCAAAAAATAATGGCGGTATGATTATAAACCCTGCAAGCCAAACTTCCGCATTCAATATAAGTGATCTTGGTACCTATGATCAAAGCCTGGTTACTGCCACAGATACGCTGCAGGTAGGAGCCGTTTCAAAGCCTACCATATTTCACGATAAACAAGGGAAAACGGGCTTCCGACTCATCTATTTGAAATCCAAATCAAGACCGCATCAGGCAAACCTGAGAGATGATTACGATAAAATATCCGGTCTTACTCTTGCGAAAAAACAGGATGAAGCCGTAAATAGCTGGCTTAAGGACCGTATTTCGAAATCATATATTCTTATAGAACCGGAATTTCAAACATGTAAGGTTTTAGACAAATGGACATACAACACTCAACAATAA
- a CDS encoding adenylate/guanylate cyclase domain-containing protein — protein MDLYKYVTTIRIPSIVRRIKRWMSPRFDPAFEERFRVELSKSELLRINILIRATIAGAIGGCINFFIIREEKVYTLLINLLPVFSITVLILLIYEFSTRAYVKKCIQQKKPVSISFQIINLIAESSFPTLMMLLLLTRMNTIVLLSTPFTLLYFLFIVLSTLHLEFRLSVLTGFVAAAGYFLAAKVLIHVVEIPQGTSPLLISTTIILGRSFVIFICGVASGFVALEIKRRVINTYQAVNDRDRIRLVLGQHVSHAIVDQIINEKKDIHNKRLFVAVMFLDIRDFTPLVEKLEPEEVLDFQNRFFGIGVEVVNKYHGIIHQFMGDGFMATFGAPFSSVNDCQNAVDAAFGILKKTREAADQNILPLIRLGIGIHAGEVITGNIGTDLRKQYSIVGNVVIQAARIEQLNKEFHSQLLISRNVLEKIKNENPESLGKIKLKGESSLLEIFRLA, from the coding sequence ATGGATTTATATAAATATGTAACAACGATACGAATCCCTTCCATAGTAAGAAGAATCAAAAGATGGATGTCACCCCGATTTGATCCGGCTTTTGAAGAGCGCTTTCGTGTTGAACTTTCTAAAAGTGAATTGCTTCGAATTAACATTCTTATCAGGGCCACTATTGCCGGAGCGATTGGAGGTTGCATCAATTTTTTCATAATAAGGGAGGAAAAAGTTTATACTCTTTTAATCAATCTCCTGCCGGTATTTTCTATTACTGTTTTAATTTTATTGATATATGAATTTTCTACAAGAGCTTATGTAAAAAAGTGTATTCAACAGAAAAAGCCTGTTTCAATCTCTTTTCAAATTATTAACCTTATTGCAGAAAGCAGTTTTCCGACTTTAATGATGCTGCTATTGCTGACACGGATGAATACCATTGTATTACTTTCTACACCGTTTACTTTACTTTATTTTCTATTTATAGTGCTATCAACACTTCATCTGGAATTCCGGCTTTCTGTCCTTACAGGATTTGTAGCAGCAGCAGGCTATTTTTTAGCAGCTAAAGTTCTAATCCACGTAGTTGAGATTCCGCAGGGAACATCACCATTATTGATATCCACTACCATTATTTTGGGAAGAAGCTTTGTGATTTTTATTTGCGGAGTAGCATCCGGCTTCGTGGCTCTGGAAATAAAGCGGAGGGTCATAAACACATACCAGGCAGTAAACGATCGTGATCGTATACGATTGGTGCTTGGTCAGCACGTTTCACATGCTATTGTAGATCAAATAATAAATGAGAAAAAGGACATACACAATAAACGTTTGTTTGTTGCAGTGATGTTCCTTGATATCAGGGATTTTACTCCATTGGTTGAAAAACTTGAGCCGGAAGAGGTGCTCGATTTCCAAAATAGATTCTTTGGAATAGGTGTGGAAGTAGTAAATAAATATCATGGCATCATTCACCAGTTTATGGGTGATGGATTTATGGCGACTTTCGGAGCACCCTTTTCATCCGTAAATGATTGCCAAAACGCAGTGGATGCGGCATTCGGAATTTTAAAAAAAACGCGGGAAGCAGCAGATCAAAACATATTGCCTTTAATCAGGCTGGGTATAGGAATACATGCCGGAGAGGTGATTACAGGAAATATCGGTACGGACCTGCGGAAACAGTATTCCATTGTAGGGAATGTAGTTATACAGGCTGCCCGTATAGAGCAATTGAATAAAGAGTTTCATTCCCAACTGCTTATTTCCAGAAATGTTCTGGAAAAAATTAAGAACGAAAATCCTGAGTCTCTTGGTAAAATAAAATTGAAAGGTGAGAGTTCCCTGCTTGAAATATTTCGTTTGGCATAA
- a CDS encoding 1-acyl-sn-glycerol-3-phosphate acyltransferase: MLVAPHTSGWDFIYGSGARAWLGFGGKFLIKREFFKFPFKRMFIKMGGVPVDRTQNNSMVDAMIQYIKSNDRAIIVFPPEGTRKRVTKWKTGFYYAALGADVPIVMAYLDYAEKKAGVGPSFVPSGDIQKDFIIIRDFYKNITPKIPEDFALPE; encoded by the coding sequence ATGCTGGTCGCACCGCATACCAGCGGTTGGGATTTTATTTACGGTTCAGGTGCCCGGGCGTGGCTGGGGTTCGGAGGAAAATTTTTAATAAAAAGGGAGTTTTTCAAATTTCCTTTCAAGCGCATGTTTATTAAAATGGGAGGAGTTCCGGTGGACCGTACTCAAAACAACAGCATGGTGGACGCCATGATTCAATATATTAAATCTAATGACAGGGCAATTATTGTATTTCCTCCTGAGGGAACACGTAAACGGGTTACTAAATGGAAAACAGGATTTTATTACGCTGCCCTCGGTGCAGACGTTCCCATAGTAATGGCTTATCTGGATTATGCTGAAAAGAAAGCAGGTGTAGGTCCATCCTTTGTTCCTTCAGGTGATATTCAAAAGGATTTTATTATTATCCGGGACTTTTATAAAAATATAACTCCAAAAATTCCGGAAGATTTTGCATTACCGGAATAA
- a CDS encoding MoxR family ATPase produces MDIQHSTITFQSDAAAVDGLASSYKRLTSEIHKVIIGQDEVVKFVLISIFCDGHSLLVGVPGLAKTLLVKTISDVLDLSFKRIQFTPDLMPSDIIGSEILNEARQFQFNKGPIFANIILADEINRTPPKTQAALLESMQERSVTFAGQLHLLQLPFFVLATQNPIEQEGTYPLPEAQLDRFMFNITLDYLNMNEEVQMVKNTTSARQSILQKIISADDILFFQQLVRKIPVADNVLEYAVSLARRTRPNTEKAPAIINNYLSWGAGPRASQFLVLGAKCHAAINGKYSPDIEDVKAVAAPILHHRIVRNYKAEADGISVEDIVQKIL; encoded by the coding sequence ATGGACATACAACACTCAACAATAACATTTCAGTCTGATGCGGCTGCAGTAGACGGTTTGGCAAGCTCCTATAAACGACTGACTTCGGAAATTCATAAAGTTATTATAGGCCAGGATGAAGTGGTAAAGTTCGTTCTCATTTCTATTTTCTGTGATGGACATAGTTTATTGGTAGGCGTTCCGGGTTTGGCAAAAACACTTTTAGTAAAAACTATTTCTGACGTGCTTGATCTAAGCTTTAAGCGCATCCAATTTACACCAGACCTGATGCCGAGTGATATTATTGGCTCAGAAATTTTAAACGAAGCGAGGCAATTTCAGTTTAATAAAGGGCCGATTTTTGCAAACATTATCCTTGCAGATGAAATTAACAGAACACCTCCTAAAACACAGGCAGCGTTGCTTGAATCAATGCAGGAGCGGTCGGTAACCTTTGCCGGTCAGTTACATTTGCTGCAGCTTCCGTTTTTTGTACTTGCAACCCAGAACCCAATCGAACAGGAGGGCACGTACCCGCTTCCTGAAGCGCAATTAGATAGGTTCATGTTTAATATTACTTTGGATTATCTGAATATGAATGAGGAAGTGCAAATGGTGAAAAATACTACGAGCGCGCGTCAGTCAATTCTGCAGAAAATCATTTCAGCAGATGATATTCTTTTTTTTCAGCAACTGGTAAGAAAAATCCCTGTTGCTGATAATGTTCTGGAATATGCGGTTTCACTTGCCAGGCGAACCAGGCCTAACACTGAAAAAGCTCCTGCCATTATTAATAATTACCTGTCATGGGGGGCTGGTCCGCGGGCATCCCAATTTTTGGTTTTAGGCGCAAAGTGTCATGCAGCTATTAATGGTAAATACTCACCGGACATAGAAGATGTTAAGGCTGTAGCTGCCCCTATTCTACACCACCGTATTGTTCGTAACTACAAAGCTGAGGCAGATGGTATTTCTGTTGAAGATATTGTTCAAAAAATATTATAA
- a CDS encoding tetratricopeptide repeat protein, whose amino-acid sequence MTDYQSIQNKMHLLEEDLNLALEPQDRIRILNSLSRELYVYSLDRAQSMAKEAWRLAIEIKDQEGIAASLNSEALCCRIRSDFKKSLQLSQEAFKIYEKEGNKKGLAESLSNIAFMQLNIEEIDEALPNAHKSISLSQEVGDIKSETFANLVMGMVYECIGNYPKALEHHLKTLSLARSINDGSNEGAALLNLGIIFRKIGEIKRAMQHFEDSYKIFQALRIKLLEAASLYHLGTVYRDLGEYSKALQHLRLSLQYQKELNHVQGQGACLMNIGTVYQKLKKFQEAEECIRQSIELARVFGRKNYECNGLCCLGECFMEQKRDREAIHLLEEARAEAEQYALKETLYKIQLALARAYERRNDFKKSLIYFKSSTALREELVNEESSRKNKGLMLLHEVETAKRDKEIAIKDKERAEQSEKFKEQFLANMSHEIRTPMNAIVGLINLLSKTKLEALQLKYVDAIRQSADNLLSIIQDILDFSKIESGQTELEEINFSIRDSVEMVYNTMRYKAEEKNLQFSVTCDENLPAEVAGDTVRLKQILINLTGNAIKFTDNGFVKIECTIQEENEEFCAVHFAVTDSGIGIPEQKMDDVFKSFVQASASTTRKYGGTGLGLSISKHLVEMQGGTIGVTSKVNEGTQFSFTIPYKKLAAEEFSYVPINSIVSESSFSLDGLKVLLVEDNKFNQLVAVDTLESQIPHVKVEVAENGKIALEKLKAMPFDVILLDLQMPEMDGYEMAELVRNQFDSPLKDIPIIALTANATRTEQDKCIEKSIDGYISKPFRSSDLMEQLQSVLTG is encoded by the coding sequence ATGACCGATTACCAGAGTATACAAAATAAAATGCACTTGCTGGAAGAGGACCTCAACTTAGCACTTGAGCCACAGGATCGAATACGAATTTTAAACAGCCTTTCGCGCGAGCTGTATGTCTACTCTCTTGATCGTGCACAATCAATGGCTAAAGAAGCATGGCGCCTCGCTATAGAAATCAAAGATCAGGAAGGCATTGCCGCTTCACTTAACAGCGAAGCTTTATGCTGCCGTATTCGGTCAGACTTTAAGAAGTCACTTCAGCTTTCACAGGAAGCGTTTAAGATTTATGAAAAAGAGGGCAATAAAAAAGGGCTGGCTGAATCGCTGAGTAATATTGCTTTTATGCAGTTGAATATTGAAGAAATAGATGAAGCGTTACCAAATGCCCATAAATCCATTTCTCTTTCTCAGGAGGTAGGCGATATAAAATCCGAAACATTTGCCAACCTGGTAATGGGAATGGTATACGAATGCATTGGTAATTATCCTAAAGCTTTGGAGCATCATTTAAAAACGCTTTCACTTGCCCGAAGCATTAATGATGGCTCTAATGAAGGGGCTGCACTCCTTAACCTCGGAATTATTTTTCGAAAAATTGGAGAAATCAAGAGAGCAATGCAGCATTTTGAGGATTCTTACAAAATATTTCAGGCTCTGAGAATAAAGCTGCTGGAAGCTGCATCGTTATATCATCTGGGAACGGTATATCGCGATTTAGGGGAATATAGCAAAGCACTGCAGCATCTCAGGCTGAGCCTCCAGTACCAGAAAGAATTAAACCATGTACAGGGGCAGGGTGCCTGCCTTATGAATATCGGTACTGTATATCAAAAGCTTAAAAAATTTCAGGAGGCAGAAGAATGTATTCGTCAAAGCATAGAGCTGGCACGTGTATTTGGAAGAAAAAATTATGAATGCAATGGCTTATGCTGTCTCGGTGAATGTTTTATGGAACAAAAAAGGGACCGGGAGGCAATACACTTGCTTGAAGAAGCGCGTGCAGAAGCCGAACAATATGCATTAAAAGAAACGCTGTATAAAATACAATTAGCTCTTGCACGCGCCTATGAAAGACGAAATGATTTCAAAAAATCATTGATATATTTTAAATCCTCAACTGCCTTAAGAGAAGAATTAGTCAATGAAGAATCAAGCCGTAAGAATAAAGGCCTGATGCTGCTGCATGAAGTGGAAACGGCTAAGCGTGATAAAGAAATAGCTATTAAAGATAAAGAACGGGCTGAACAATCTGAAAAATTCAAAGAGCAGTTTCTTGCAAATATGAGCCATGAGATCCGTACACCTATGAATGCGATTGTGGGCCTCATCAATTTACTGTCGAAGACTAAGCTGGAAGCTCTGCAATTAAAATATGTGGATGCTATCCGGCAATCGGCAGATAATCTATTAAGCATTATTCAGGATATTCTGGATTTTTCAAAAATAGAATCCGGACAAACAGAACTGGAAGAAATTAATTTCAGCATTCGCGATTCTGTGGAAATGGTATACAATACCATGCGTTATAAAGCAGAGGAAAAAAATCTCCAATTTTCAGTAACGTGTGATGAGAATCTGCCAGCAGAAGTAGCGGGCGATACTGTACGTTTAAAACAAATTCTTATTAATCTTACGGGCAATGCAATCAAGTTTACTGACAATGGTTTTGTTAAAATTGAATGTACTATTCAGGAAGAGAATGAAGAATTTTGCGCAGTGCATTTTGCAGTAACTGATTCAGGGATTGGAATTCCGGAGCAAAAAATGGACGATGTATTTAAAAGTTTTGTGCAGGCAAGTGCAAGCACTACCAGGAAGTATGGCGGAACAGGGCTAGGATTGTCTATTTCCAAACATCTTGTAGAGATGCAGGGTGGAACGATAGGTGTTACCAGTAAAGTGAATGAAGGAACTCAGTTTTCTTTTACCATTCCTTACAAAAAATTAGCTGCTGAAGAATTCTCTTATGTTCCAATAAATTCAATAGTCTCAGAAAGTTCATTTTCTCTTGATGGCTTGAAAGTATTATTGGTTGAAGACAATAAGTTTAATCAACTGGTAGCTGTTGATACACTTGAATCTCAAATCCCTCACGTAAAAGTGGAGGTTGCTGAGAATGGAAAAATAGCCCTTGAAAAGCTAAAAGCGATGCCTTTTGATGTCATTTTACTTGATTTGCAAATGCCTGAAATGGATGGCTATGAAATGGCAGAACTTGTACGGAACCAATTTGATTCCCCGCTTAAAGATATTCCGATAATTGCGCTTACCGCTAATGCTACCAGGACAGAGCAGGATAAATGCATTGAAAAAAGCATCGATGGCTACATATCAAAACCTTTTCGATCTTCAGACCTGATGGAACAATTACAGTCGGTATTAACTGGGTAA